CGGGGACGTCTCCGGCGAGCATCACGCGGTGCATGGTCCTGGGGTGGTCGAGGTGGGCGTTGTCGCTCGGGGCCAGGTGGATGGTGGCCCGGTTGTCCCAGAAGGCGACGCTGCCGGGCTCCCAGCGGAAGCGGACCGTGTACTCGGGGCGGGTGGCCTGTTCGAGGAGCAGTTCCAGGACGGCGGCGCTCTCGGGCCGGGAGAGTCCGTTGATCTGCTCGACGTAGTAGCCGTTGACGAACAGCACCCGCTCGCCCGTCTCCGGGTGGACGCGGACCAGCGGGTGCACGGTCGCCGTCTGGTGGTCAAGGAGGTGCCGGACGTAGGCGTCGTCGCCGGGCCGGGGCTGGTAGCCGACGCCGAGGCGGTGTTCGGCGCGCAGGGTGTCGGCGAAGCCGCGCATCGGGGCGGACAGTCCGGCGTAGGCGGCGGCGAGGTTCGCCCAGGTGGTGTCGCCGCCGTACGGCGGTACCGTCTCGGCCCGCAGGATCGTCGCGGCCGGCGGGTCGACACGGGCGCCGTGGTCGCAGTGCCAGCCGCGCAGCAGGGTGTGGCGCCGGCGGCGCAGCCACTCGTCGTGCTCCATGCCGAACCGCCCGCCCAGCTCCAGCCGGTCGGCGGTCGTCTCGATCTCCGGGAACCCGGCCGGTGACGCCTTGCCGCGCCGGGGCAGGACGACCGGCTCGCCGAAGAGGCGCGCGAAGGCGACGTGGCCGGCGTGGTCGAGGCGCTGGTCCCGGAAGAACACCACCTTCCAGCGCAGCACCGCCGCCCGGACCGCGGCGACCTGCGCCGCGTCGAGGCCGGCCGCCAGGTCGACGCCGCGGATCTCGGCGCCGATGTGCCCCGCGACGGGTTTCACCTCGACTTCCCCCGCCGCTGCCGCCGTGCGGTCCGCCGTCGTCCTGTGCGTCGTCATGCGTGCTCCGTTGGTCGGTGTGGTCCGTCCGTTCCGGCTCCGGCACCGATCGTGGCAGACCCGCCCGCGCGCCGTCCGGTTGATCACCGGTCCCCCGGTGGGCGAGGCTGGACGTGCGGCACACCGCCGCGCACAGTCGAGGGAAGGTCCCATGGTGATCAGCATCCCGGCGCACACGCTCAACGACGGCACCACGCTCCCCGCACTGGGCCTCGGCACCTGGCCGATGAAGGACGACGAGGCCGAGCGGGCGGTCCGTACGGCCCTGGAGACGGGGTACCGGCTGATCGACACGGCGACGAACTACCGCAACGAGACCGGCGTCGGCCGCGGGGTGGCCGCCGGCGGCGTCCCCCGCGAGGAGATCGTCGTGACGACCAAGCTGCCCGGCCGGCACCACGGCTACGAGGAGACGCTCGCCTCGTTCGAGGAGTCCCGGGCGCGGCTGGGGCTCGAGTACGTCGACCTGTACCTGATCCACTGGCCGCTGCCGCGGGTGGACAAGTACGTCGACTCCTGGAAGGCCATGATCAAGCTGCGCGAGGACGGCCTGGTGCGCTCGGTGGGCGTCTCCAACTTCACCGCGGAGCACATCGAACGGCTGGAGAAGGAGACGGGCGTCCTGCCGTCCGTCAACCAGATCGAGCTGCACCCGCTGTTCCCGCAGGACGACCTGCGCGCCTTCCACGAGCGCAAGGGCATCCGCACCGAGAGCTGGAGCCCGCTGGGCCGCGGCAGCGACCTGCTGGACGACCCCGCCGTGGCCGCCGTCGCCGACGCGCACGGGGTGACGCCGGCCCAGGCGGTCCTGCGGTGGCACACCCAGCTGGGCGCGGTGCCCATCCCGAAGTCGGGCGACCCGGCGCGGCAGCGGGCCAACCTGGACGTCTTCGGCTTCGAACTGGACGCGGAGCAGATGCGCGCCGTGGCCGACCGGGCGCACCGGCGGATCGGCGGCGACCCGGAGGTGCACGAGGAGTTCTGACCGGGGTACCCGGTCCCGGTCGGCGACGGTCTCCCGGGAAGGAGCGGCAGGTGGGCGACGCGAACGGGCTGCGGGACTACCGCGGCAGACGGGACTTCGGCCGGACCGGTGAGCCCGCGGGGCGCGGAGCGGCCGCCGGGGACGGGCGGCCGCGCTTCGTCGTGCAGATCCACGACGCGAGCACGCTGCACTTCGACTTCCGGCTGCAGGTGGGCGACGTACTCAAGTCCTGGTCGGTACCGAAGGGCCCGCCGGCGGATCCGAGCGACAAACGGCTCGCGGTGCCGACCGAGGACC
The Streptomyces sp. NBC_01723 genome window above contains:
- a CDS encoding TauD/TfdA dioxygenase family protein, coding for MTTHRTTADRTAAAAGEVEVKPVAGHIGAEIRGVDLAAGLDAAQVAAVRAAVLRWKVVFFRDQRLDHAGHVAFARLFGEPVVLPRRGKASPAGFPEIETTADRLELGGRFGMEHDEWLRRRRHTLLRGWHCDHGARVDPPAATILRAETVPPYGGDTTWANLAAAYAGLSAPMRGFADTLRAEHRLGVGYQPRPGDDAYVRHLLDHQTATVHPLVRVHPETGERVLFVNGYYVEQINGLSRPESAAVLELLLEQATRPEYTVRFRWEPGSVAFWDNRATIHLAPSDNAHLDHPRTMHRVMLAGDVPAGVDGTPSEPLTGSEPGRW
- a CDS encoding aldo/keto reductase; amino-acid sequence: MISIPAHTLNDGTTLPALGLGTWPMKDDEAERAVRTALETGYRLIDTATNYRNETGVGRGVAAGGVPREEIVVTTKLPGRHHGYEETLASFEESRARLGLEYVDLYLIHWPLPRVDKYVDSWKAMIKLREDGLVRSVGVSNFTAEHIERLEKETGVLPSVNQIELHPLFPQDDLRAFHERKGIRTESWSPLGRGSDLLDDPAVAAVADAHGVTPAQAVLRWHTQLGAVPIPKSGDPARQRANLDVFGFELDAEQMRAVADRAHRRIGGDPEVHEEF